One genomic segment of Coffea arabica cultivar ET-39 chromosome 6e, Coffea Arabica ET-39 HiFi, whole genome shotgun sequence includes these proteins:
- the LOC113695790 gene encoding uncharacterized protein isoform X2: MEASVGNNTDAAYRPTGASAPNNSYSNNTSNHHNSTSGHHHPYHPPRRFGGMQLSASSIFRSPLSALLEYSGILRNRPSSSSDNHHHHYNSTLLNASGVSRPYHDDHLQSRLLLDNSSSAVPASLNISNATGAPGGEVSIRIIGAGEDHLNRVSAPLPSPAAASTPAPLREVNAQNEVFLQPISRTTSSVSLEGQGDRGAGLGVPNRIPHPTATNVDTEAGDIPGSDNRDSSYQRYDIQQAARWIEQVLPFSLLLLVVFIRQHLQGFFVTIWIAAVMFKSNDILRKQTALKGERKISVLIGISLVFTLHVVGVYWWYWNDDLLSPLVMLPPKAIPPFWHAIFIIMVNDTLVRQAAMILKCILLMYYKNSRGRSYRKQGQMLTLVEYLLLLYRALLPAPVWYRFFLNKEYGSLFSSLMTGLYLTFKLTSVVEKVQCFFTALKALSCKEIHYGAYATSEQVNAAGDLCAICQEKMHAPILLRCKHIFCEDCVSEWFERERTCPLCRALVKPADLRSFGDGSTSLFFQLF; this comes from the exons ATGGAAGCGTCCGTTGGCAACAATACGGACGCTGCTTACAGACCTACCGGTGCTTCTGCTCCTAATAACTCTTATTCTAACAATACTAGTAACCACCACAACAGCACAAGTGGCCACCACCACCCGTACCACCCCCCAAGGAGATTTGGGGGAATGCAGCTCTCTGCTTCCAGTATTTTTCGTTCCCCGTTGTCTGCATTGTTGGAATACTCTGGAATTCTCAGAAACCGCCCCTCCTCTTCCTCTGacaaccaccaccaccactacaACTCCACCTTGTTAAACGCTTCTGGAGTGTCCCGCCCCTATCATGATGATCACCTTCAGTCCCGCCTCCTCCTCGACAATTCCTCCTCTGCAGTTCCTGCATCCCTCAACATTTCCAACGCTACTGGTGCTCCTGGAGGGGAGGTTTCGATTAGGATCATTGGTGCTGGGGAGGACCACCTCAACAGGGTTAGCGCTCCCTTGCCTTCCCCTGCTGCTGCTTCTACTCCTGCACCCCTCAGGGAAGTCAATGCCCAAAATGAGGTCTTCCTTCAACCTATTTCCAGGACGACTTCATCAGTCTCTTTGGAAGGTCAAGGTGATCGAGGAGCGGGTTTAGGGGTTCCCAACAGAATTCCTCATCCCACTGCTACAAATGTTGACACTGAGGCTGGCGATATACCTGGGTCCGATAATAGGGACTCTTCTTATCAGAGATATGATATACAACAGGCTGCTAGGTGGATTGAGCAGGTTCTTCCATTCTCTTTGCTGTTGTTAGTGGTCTTCATTCGGCAACATTTGCAAG GCTTTTTTGTTACAATTTGGATTGCCGCGGTGAtgttcaaatcaaatgatattcTACGGAAGCAGACAGCTCTTAAG GGAGAGAGAAAGATATCTGTTTTGATTGGCATTTCATTGGTTTTCACACTTCATGTGGTTGGCGTTTATTGGTGGTATTGGAATGATGATCTTCTGTCTCCCTTGGTCATGCTTCCACCCAAGGCTATTCCACCGTTTTGGCATGCTATCTTTATAATAATGGTGAATG ACACTCTGGTCCGTCAGGCTGCTATGATTCTGAAGTGTATTCTTCTAATGTATTACAAGAACAGCAGAGGACGAAGTTACCGAAAGCAG GGTCAAATGCTCACTTTGGTTGAGTATTTGCTGTTGCTTTACCGTGCTTTGCTGCCAGCTCCTGTTTGGTATCGCTTCTTTTTGAACAAAGAATACGGGAGTCTTTTTTCGTCCCTAATGACTGGGTTATATTTGACTTTTAAGCTCACATCTGTTGTTGAGAAG GTCCAATGCTTTTTTACAGCTTTGAAAGCTTTGTCATGCAAAGAGATTCATTATGGAGCTTATGCTACTTCTGAACAG GTCAATGCTGCAGGGGATCTGTGTGCTATTTGCCAGGAAAAGATGCATGCTCCAATCTTGTTACGGTGTAAACACATATTCTGTGAAGACTGTGTGTCAGAATG GTTTGAGAGGGAAAGGACATGTCCTTTGTGTAGGGCTTTGGTGAAACCTGCTGATCTTAGATCGTTTGGGGATGGATCAACCAGTCTGTTTTTTCAGTTGTTTTAA
- the LOC113695790 gene encoding uncharacterized protein isoform X1, translating to MEASVGNNTDAAYRPTGASAPNNSYSNNTSNHHNSTSGHHHPYHPPRRFGGMQLSASSIFRSPLSALLEYSGILRNRPSSSSDNHHHHYNSTLLNASGVSRPYHDDHLQSRLLLDNSSSAVPASLNISNATGAPGGEVSIRIIGAGEDHLNRVSAPLPSPAAASTPAPLREVNAQNEVFLQPISRTTSSVSLEGQGDRGAGLGVPNRIPHPTATNVDTEAGDIPGSDNRDSSYQRYDIQQAARWIEQVLPFSLLLLVVFIRQHLQGFFVTIWIAAVMFKSNDILRKQTALKGERKISVLIGISLVFTLHVVGVYWWYWNDDLLSPLVMLPPKAIPPFWHAIFIIMVNGAYTLVRQAAMILKCILLMYYKNSRGRSYRKQGQMLTLVEYLLLLYRALLPAPVWYRFFLNKEYGSLFSSLMTGLYLTFKLTSVVEKVQCFFTALKALSCKEIHYGAYATSEQVNAAGDLCAICQEKMHAPILLRCKHIFCEDCVSEWFERERTCPLCRALVKPADLRSFGDGSTSLFFQLF from the exons ATGGAAGCGTCCGTTGGCAACAATACGGACGCTGCTTACAGACCTACCGGTGCTTCTGCTCCTAATAACTCTTATTCTAACAATACTAGTAACCACCACAACAGCACAAGTGGCCACCACCACCCGTACCACCCCCCAAGGAGATTTGGGGGAATGCAGCTCTCTGCTTCCAGTATTTTTCGTTCCCCGTTGTCTGCATTGTTGGAATACTCTGGAATTCTCAGAAACCGCCCCTCCTCTTCCTCTGacaaccaccaccaccactacaACTCCACCTTGTTAAACGCTTCTGGAGTGTCCCGCCCCTATCATGATGATCACCTTCAGTCCCGCCTCCTCCTCGACAATTCCTCCTCTGCAGTTCCTGCATCCCTCAACATTTCCAACGCTACTGGTGCTCCTGGAGGGGAGGTTTCGATTAGGATCATTGGTGCTGGGGAGGACCACCTCAACAGGGTTAGCGCTCCCTTGCCTTCCCCTGCTGCTGCTTCTACTCCTGCACCCCTCAGGGAAGTCAATGCCCAAAATGAGGTCTTCCTTCAACCTATTTCCAGGACGACTTCATCAGTCTCTTTGGAAGGTCAAGGTGATCGAGGAGCGGGTTTAGGGGTTCCCAACAGAATTCCTCATCCCACTGCTACAAATGTTGACACTGAGGCTGGCGATATACCTGGGTCCGATAATAGGGACTCTTCTTATCAGAGATATGATATACAACAGGCTGCTAGGTGGATTGAGCAGGTTCTTCCATTCTCTTTGCTGTTGTTAGTGGTCTTCATTCGGCAACATTTGCAAG GCTTTTTTGTTACAATTTGGATTGCCGCGGTGAtgttcaaatcaaatgatattcTACGGAAGCAGACAGCTCTTAAG GGAGAGAGAAAGATATCTGTTTTGATTGGCATTTCATTGGTTTTCACACTTCATGTGGTTGGCGTTTATTGGTGGTATTGGAATGATGATCTTCTGTCTCCCTTGGTCATGCTTCCACCCAAGGCTATTCCACCGTTTTGGCATGCTATCTTTATAATAATGGTGAATGGTGCGT ACACTCTGGTCCGTCAGGCTGCTATGATTCTGAAGTGTATTCTTCTAATGTATTACAAGAACAGCAGAGGACGAAGTTACCGAAAGCAG GGTCAAATGCTCACTTTGGTTGAGTATTTGCTGTTGCTTTACCGTGCTTTGCTGCCAGCTCCTGTTTGGTATCGCTTCTTTTTGAACAAAGAATACGGGAGTCTTTTTTCGTCCCTAATGACTGGGTTATATTTGACTTTTAAGCTCACATCTGTTGTTGAGAAG GTCCAATGCTTTTTTACAGCTTTGAAAGCTTTGTCATGCAAAGAGATTCATTATGGAGCTTATGCTACTTCTGAACAG GTCAATGCTGCAGGGGATCTGTGTGCTATTTGCCAGGAAAAGATGCATGCTCCAATCTTGTTACGGTGTAAACACATATTCTGTGAAGACTGTGTGTCAGAATG GTTTGAGAGGGAAAGGACATGTCCTTTGTGTAGGGCTTTGGTGAAACCTGCTGATCTTAGATCGTTTGGGGATGGATCAACCAGTCTGTTTTTTCAGTTGTTTTAA
- the LOC113697114 gene encoding uncharacterized protein: MGFLTSLSMLILLTWLFWLPSPAASLSAARALDALLQDSAYRSFVRPRTGVVYDGRVPYNLTGIKVSGLRLRSGSLRTRGVPMYKEFQLPVGVVEEPYVERLVFVYHNLGNWSSLYYPLPSGYVFLAPVLGLLAYDASNLSATNLPELDIKATEQPISIRFSEVMTRTAVPDGSVPKCVSFDLQGLLNFSAMLSENTCATFREGHFSIVVESIGPSPAPAPPPAPPPPPGGKGGGKKNHHHKKAVWIIVGSVLGGLALLVLLGLLVVWMLKFKTRKKMQQMEKAAEVGEALHMTRVGSTKAPSATVTRTQPTLETEYVP, encoded by the coding sequence ATGGGGTTTCTTACAAGTCTCTCGATGCTTATCCTCCTTACTTGGCTCTTCTGGTTGCCTTCTCCTGCTGCTTCACTTAGCGCTGCACGGGCCCTGGATGCACTTCTCCAGGACTCTGCTTACCGCTCATTTGTTCGCCCCAGGACTGGTGTCGTCTACGATGGACGGGTCCCCTACAATTTGACTGGGATTAAGGTCTCGGGGTTAAGGCTCCGGAGTGGCAGCTTGAGGACTAGGGGCGTCCCGATGTATAAAGAATTTCAGCTTCCCGTGGGTGTTGTTGAGGAGCCTTACGTGGAACGCCTTGTTTTTGTGTATCACAACTTGGGCAATTGGTCCTCCCTCTATTACCCTTTACCTTCTGGTTATGTTTTCTTAGCCCCAGTCCTGGGTCTCCTTGCTTACGATGCTTCCAACCTCTCGGCTACTAACTTACCCGAGCTGGATATCAAGGCTACCGAACAACCCATCTCTATCAGATTTTCAGAGGTCATGACCAGAACAGCAGTACCGGATGGGTCGGTTCCCAAGTGCGTCTCCTTTGATTTGCAGGGCCTTCTCAATTTCAGCGCTATGTTATCTGAGAACACCTGTGCAACATTTCGAGAGGGGCATTTCTCGATTGTGGTCGAGTCGATTGGCCCGTCACCTGCACCCGCGCCGCCTCcagctcctcctcctcctcctggtGGCAAAGGAGGAGGAAAGAAGAACCACCACCATAAAAAGGCGGTCTGGATAATTGTGGGTTCCGTGCTGGGGGGATTAGCACTCTTGGTTCTCTTAGGGCTGCTCGTCGTCTGGATGCTCAAGTTCAAGacgaggaagaaaatgcaacagATGGAAAAGGCTGCAGAGGTTGGGGAGGCGCTGCATATGACTCGAGTTGGGAGCACTAAAGCACCTTCTGCTACTGTCACGCGGACGCAACCAACCCTTGAGACTGAATACGTGCCTTGA
- the LOC113697198 gene encoding NADH dehydrogenase [ubiquinone] 1 alpha subcomplex subunit 1 encodes MVGWRVLEAFLPLGIIAGMLCVMGNAQYFIHKAAHGRPKHIGNDVWDVAMERRDKKLMEILSSPSTPN; translated from the exons ATGGTGGGGTGGCGGGTGTTGGAAGCATTTCTACCGTTGGGAATCATAGCCGGCATGCTTTGCGTGATGGGGAATGCTCAGTACTTTATCCACAAAGCCGCCCATGGCCGG CCGAAGCACATCGGCAACGACGTCTGGGACGTGGCCATGGAAAGACGGGACAAGAAGCTTATGGAGATCCTATCCTCTCCTTCTACTCCTAATTAA
- the LOC140009242 gene encoding KH domain-containing protein At2g38610 yields the protein MSGLYNPNFSPARAVSPQIRTNSDVDSNQYLSELLAEHQKLGPFMQVLPICSRLLNQEILRVSGMMPNQGFGDLDRLRHRSPSPMASSNLMSNVAGTGIAGWNGLPQERLSGTPGMTMDWQGAPASPSSFTVKRILRLEIPVDNYPNFNFVGRLLGPRGNSLKRVEATTGCRVYIRGKGSIKDPDKEEKLRGRPGYEHLNEPLHILIEADLPANVVDIRLRQAQEIIEELLKPVDESQDYIKRQQLRELAMLNSNFREESPGPSGSVSPFNTSGMKRPKTGR from the exons ATGTCGGGTCTGTACAATCCCAACTTCTCACCTGCCAGAGCTGTATCTCCGCAGATTAGAACTAACTCTGATGTTGACAG TAATCAGTACTTGTCAGAGCTGTTGGCGGAGCATCAAAAGCTTGGACCTTTCATGCAAGTTCTTCCCATATGTAGCAGACTCTTGAATCAAG AAATCTTACGGGTTTCGGGGATGATGCCAAACCAAGGTTTTGGTGATCTTGACAGACTGCGACATAGAAGTCCCAGTCCCATGGCTTCTTCGAATCTTATGTCAAATGTAGCTGGAACAGGAATTGCTGGTTGGAATGGACTTCCTCAGGAG AGACTCAGTGGAACCCCTGGAATGACGATGGACTGGCAAGGTGCCCCGGCAAGTCCTAGTTCATTTACTGTGAAGCGAATTTTGCGCCTGGAAATTCCTGTAGACAATTATCCAAAT TTCAATTTTGTTGGCCGGCTCTTGGGCCCCAGAGGTAATTCACTGAAACGGGTTGAAGCGACTACAGGGTGTCGTGTATATATCAGAGGAAAAGGGTCAATAAAGGATCCAGATAAG GAAGAGAAGCTGCGGGGAAGACCAGGTTACGAGCACCTCAACGAGCCGCTTCATATCCTGATTGAGGCTGATTTACCAGCTAACGTCGTTGATATAAGACTGAGACAGGCACAAGAAATAATAGAGGAATTACTCAAGCCCGTG GATGAGTCTCAGGACTATATAAAGAGGCAGCAGCTTCGTGAACTGGCCATGCTGAACTCAAATTTTAGAGAAGAGAGTCCAGGACCAAGTGGCAGCGTGTCACCTTTCAATACTAGTGGAATGAAACGTCCCAAAACTGGGCGTTGA
- the LOC113696148 gene encoding protein RETICULATA-RELATED 3, chloroplastic-like, translated as MATMAQLRYSPLPAHFHNNRLNHLLFPAPKFPLPPTCPNSSSAISSPSQSALQLYASSSREPRFPPAFAAGGDSGSIGGNRGLGGGGGPPDESDSSSSPSNSSSDDDAGFGPIGAFLSGWRSRVAADPQFPFKVLMEELVGVTACVLGDMASRPNFGLNELDFVFSTLVVGSILNFVLMYLLAPTAGVGGAPSSGRLPSIFASCPPSHMFEPGAYGVLSRMGTFVYKGTLFAAVGFAAGLVGTVISNALIKMRKKMDPNFQTPNKPPPTLLNALTWAVHMGVSSNFRYQTLNGIEFLLATSLPSFLFKSSIVVLRCLNNVLGGMSFVVLARLTGSQAAAAPPPSSSTAAELEQEQQQLVKEEEVGARKGGAAAGDALPADKVKLINDGTGTEAKQY; from the coding sequence ATGGCCACCATGGCTCAGCTCCGCTACTCTCCGCTTCCCGCCCATTTTCATAACAATCGCCTTAATCATCTCCTCTTTCCAGCCCCCAAATTTCCCCTCCCTCCTACTTGTCCTAATTCCTCCTCTGCTATCTCCTCCCCTTCTCAATCTGCTTTGCAATTATACGCCTCCTCCTCTAGGGAGCCCAGGTTTCCACCCGCCTTTGCCGCCGGCGGTGATAGCGGCAGCATCGGTGGCAACCGGGGTTTGGGCGGCGGCGGCGGCCCCCCTGATGAGTCCGATTCTTCATCATCACCTTCCAACTCCTCCTCTGATGATGATGCCGGATTCGGACCCATCGGGGCTTTTCTCAGCGGCTGGAGATCGCGGGTGGCGGCAGATCCGCAGTTCCCTTTCAAGGTACTCATGGAGGAGTTGGTGGGGGTGACAGCCTGCGTGCTTGGGGACATGGCATCTCGTCCTAATTTCGGCCTGAATGAGCTGGATTTCGTTTTCTCCACCCTCGTCGTCGGCTCCATTCTCAATTTCGTGCTCATGTATCTCTTGGCACCCACCGCAGGGGTTGGGGGCGCTCCTTCTTCTGGCCGTCTCCCCTCTATTTTCGCCTCCTGTCCTCCCAGTCACATGTTCGAGCCGGGAGCTTACGGCGTGTTGAGTCGGATGGGaacttttgtgtacaaaggcACCCTCTTTGCAGCTGTGGGTTTCGCCGCCGGACTCGTGGGAACTGTCATCTCCAATGCCCTGATTAAGATGAGGAAGAAGATGGATCCCAATTTTCAGACTCCCAACAAGCCTCCTCCGACGCTTTTGAACGCTCTCACCTGGGCCGTTCACATGGGCGTCAGCAGTAACTTTAGATACCAAACCCTCAACGGCATCGAGTTTCTGCTTGCCACGAGCCTTCCCTCTTTTCTCTTCAAAAGTTCCATCGTCGTTTTGAGGTGCTTAAACAATGTTCTTGGAGGAATGTCTTTTGTCGTACTGGCCAGGTTAACAGGATCACAGGCTGCTGCTGCTCCTCCTCCTTCGTCTTCCACTGCTGCTGAGCTGGAACAGGAACAACAACAACTAGTCAAGGAGGAGGAGGTGGGTGCCCGGAAAGGTGGTGCTGCAGCTGGAGATGCTCTGCCTGCTGACAAAGTCAAGTTGATCAATGACGGAACAGGAACAGAAGCAAAACAATACTAG